Part of the Oncorhynchus mykiss isolate Arlee chromosome 12, USDA_OmykA_1.1, whole genome shotgun sequence genome, tgtgtgtgtgtgtgtgagagatggagTGTATGTAATAATTGTGTGTGCATGGGTGCATGCTAActgttaagagtgttgggccagtaactggtttgaatccccaagccgacaagGTGACAAATCCGTCAATGtccccttgagcaagacacttaaccctaattgctcctgtaagtctctctggataagagcgtctcctaaattactaaaatgttaaTGTAAAGTGTGAAAGGACTTTTTttttggtggtgtgtgtgtgtgtatgaccatgttggtgtgtgtgtgtgtgcgagtgtatgaccatgttggtgtgtgtgtatgaccatgttggtgtgtgtgtatatgaccatgttggtgtgtgtgtgtgtgtgtatatatgaccatgttggtgtgtgtgtgtgtgtgtgtgtatatgaccatgttggtgtgtgtgtgtgtgtgtgtgtatatgaccatgttggtgtgtgtgtgtgtgtgtgtgtgtgtgtgtgtgtatgactggaTTTCTTACACGGGAAGTATAGTAGAGGCGAAGAATGGGGTTTCCAGATAGATCAATGGCCTTGTGGCTGGTGGATCCCTTCATCATTGAgctgagacagagaaagagtgtgacagagagagagcgacagagagagagcgacagagagagagcgacagagagagcgacagagggggCAGCGAGAAAAagcgggatggagagagagagggagcccgAATGAGAGAGAtacataatgagagagagagaaagaatgagagagaggtttAACCTTTAATTCAGTACAAGGACATAACACCACCATTTTCATCACCATTACATGTGATGGCCCTGGGTGTATCTCAGTAGTCTAAAAACAGCCTTTTCTCCATCCAcattgggggaaaaaaaacacgCTAAAGCAATATTGTGGGTGCCTACTACTGGGAATCAGCTGTCACGTGCCCATTCCTTTCAAATCAGTCGAAGGAGAGGATTATTGAGATGAACCCAACATCTCTGTTAGCCACACTGACCTAGATAAAAATCGGATGGACCAACAACCTATACACACACTTGGCTGTGGATGGGGTGAGGAGCCCCAATACAACTCAAAGAAATGGGCGACAAACCCCCCCCCCACTTAATGGACACAAAACATTCACTGAATCCATGATTATTTGTGTAAATCGTATGTAATGTACAGTTCATGGTTCTCCGAGGCTCTTTTGTTACGTACCTGTGCAGGTGGAGCCAGTGGCTGGCGATGTCCAGGCTCATGCTGATCTGGAAGAGGAAGGTGTAGGAGGGATAAAGCAGAGCTAGGTTGACCAGGAGACACATGGTGGCACAGCGGTCTGTCAACATGTCCAGCATCGCACCAAACTTAGTGCCTAcaggacaggggagagacagggagaggttattttTGTATAGCACATCGATTTATACAAAATGATtacccaaatgtttttttttttttacaaattatgtGAAAAGGAATTAGAGAATGCTGTGCAGGAACTTTAACCACCGGCTGGCAAAGCTCCAGATAGCTTAGACATTTGCAAACTGTACGACTCAAGTGTCTGGAAAATGTGATGCCATGCAGTGTGTTTTACCAAAGACAGCGAGAACACAAATCGCTTCACTCCCAATCAATAGACTCCTAAAGTCATCACGATACAGTATTCAATATGTCTGTCTAGGTTTGGGTGATATACCTTTAATACTGTATACTGGGATTTCAAAACACAGACTGATTTTCAATGCATTTGGTTTGCTTACTTTCTAGCTAAGTGGCTAAATGTCAAGACCAATcatcttggttacagcagagacattcaatccACTCCTGAATCAAGGTCCCTGTTGCCTAAATGGTTTTgtgtgtaattattattattatatatttttttaaagattttcAATACTGCCCCTTATATGCACTTCCGGTAATACCGTGTACCTCGGTATGGTACAGAAACGATATGACTGTATGAAAATCTAGACACCGCCCGACCTTATGTCTGTCGGCTGCAGACCACTGGAGGTTCCCACTGGTCACTAAAGACACATATAGGCAAGACTGTGTACCTTCACATTTCCGCTCTGTCTATTGTGACATGCCTTCGCTTCTGCCATATTCATACTCCTGTTTCAGGCATGTTTCAACCACTCGCCCGATCGTTTGATTTCCATTCAtgccctttaaaaaaaatatatatagttgaTAATTGTTATCGACGACAGGCCTATCACCTGCTGCCATTGCCGTGATGACAAACACCGGCAAGTGTCCAATGGAAACCTCCTTGTGACCCGCCGTGTTCGACATGAAACCCTGATTAAGACTTATTCATTACCAGTGTTATGAAACCTTACAGATGCAAACGGCAAGTGTTTTAGCCAATACGCAACACAGACACATCAGCATCTCAGACAAGGACTTTAAACCTCAGATTCTGTCATTTGTGCAGCTAATGAGCTCCGGTTCATGACCACGGCACTACTTTATAATAGAAGAGAAAGGACAAAGGCGAGAGAAACATTCTAGCTGTTATTCTCCAGGATTGCCTGAAAGCCAGAGACAGATTTAGACTTGGAACAGCTGTGGCAATATGGGCAGGAACTGTCATACTCCGGGCGAGATGTGGTCCAAACTGTACAAGAGGGCCCCAAGTGACAAGGATCTACCGGACGTGGGCATCAACAGCGCCCACTAGTCCTCCAGGCCCACTCCTCCGGTATGATGGAGCATGTGGCTGACCCGTCTATGTGGAGAGGCTAAGCAGGGGGAGGGTAGCCCTGGTCATCTCCACGGTGTTAGAGGTGATCCTCATAGCCAACAAGGAGGTACCGTTGGgacatggtggggggggggggggcatgctgCATCTGGTGTTTGCCCAGGGAGAAGGCCTTGGCGGTGCGCAACTGGATGGATGAGTATCTGAAGCTCGTGCAGATGGATCTGGAGACCGAGCCGCTCCTCCTTGAGGACACCAAGCGTGTGAAGGGTTTAACCAGCTTTAACCTGACCGCGCGCCTAAGGAACGCAACGCTAAGAGACAACCAGACGTCCTCCCGCCCCATGGCGCACCGGGTCAGCGGAGCCGCCTTCCACTCCCAGACGCTGACCGAGCGGGCTTGACTGGAGGAGGGCCACAAGACGGTGGGGGGCGAAGAAGACATCTACCTACAGGATCCACAGGAGCTGATGGGAGTGTCTGGAACCTAAACCCCATATGGGATGTTGAATCGACTATGCTTGGTACTTCCTGCTGGGTTCAATACGTGAGAGCAGAATAAGTGGAGGAGTAAATCTGTTGATTTTCAAAGCCGTGATCTGAAGTACTGTCAAGTAAAAGGATTTTGTCGCCAAATTTTTATCAACAAACAACGACGGGGGGGCAAAGAGGTACTTCACCGACATCCAGAATAATAACGTGGGACTGTCATTGTACCCACCTAATACTAAGTTTGTTGCAAAAATAAAAGTGTTGCATTGTGTCGTGTCGTGGTGACTTTTTTTTTATATGGACCTAGGTAGGGATTAGCGGCTCGTGCACACGAATAGGCACGACACACGCGATCCATCTTCCCTGTGATGACCCAGTTCCACTTTCTgtaattatgattttttttttccgtTTAAACAAATAATATGGATAACATGAAGCGCATCCCGTCCGTATCATTTCATCAGGTAGCCTAATCAGGATTTACCTTTAGTGGACAGCAGCCTTATAAGAACATTGTTCCGGTCTTTGATATCAGCACCAGGCTCATATCAGTCCGACTCTTGAGACCCAGAGTGTCTGAATAAATCTATCATGGGTTGACTCTATCACAGGGTAAAAACGACATGAATAGTTGTAATGGTGGTACCTTGGTTGAGGGCGCGGGCGGCGTGCCCATCAAAGGCATCCAGGAGGGCACTGAGCAGGTAGAAGAACACAGCTGGTACGGGACAGCATGGCATCAGGTAGAAGGCAAGCAGAGCCAGCACGATGCGGGCATAGCCTAACAGAGAGGATAGgatcagaggagaggggaggacgagagaggaggaaagaggaaaggggaggagaggggaggaaagtggaggaaagaggagaggggaggaaagaggaaaggagggcCAAGGGTGGGTGAAGGGAGGTGGTGGTGTTAAAAACAGGATTTGGCCAGCCCAATGTGACAACGCATTCTGAGACAGAGACCTTCGCCCCCTCTCTGCGAGAAAAATCTCTAGGCATTCTAGTGAGCTAGATCATCTTAAAGATTTTCGACAGAGAACATTCCCATCCTAAGAGAGTCACTAAGAAGCCACACATCCGAAGCCCTATCCCTAACAGGACGGTTATGTCGAGGCCCCCCATCCGATTTGGGTTTTGATTATAGACTTTAAATAGAATATCTGAACTCTTTAAAAATACTTGTTGACTTTGTGTCTGTCTGGCATGCCAGATGGATGAAGGATCTACTTTTCCAACTGTTGGGTCCATTTTTCCAgtcaagctcaatcaagcccagataaAGCACTTGAAATGAattcaaatagtatttaaaccAACCCAGGTCTGGCACACAAAACAATCCTTCCAATACATAGCTAGATGGTGATACAGGTTGCTGGCACTGGCGCCTTCACACTACTGTTACACTACTAGCCATCTCTCTATAGCTACGTGTATTGTGaatatacaatgcattcggagagtattcagaccccttgatttttttccatattttgttgcgttacagccttattttaaaattccacatcaatctacacacaataccccaaaatgaccaATCGAAAACAAGTTtagacattttagaaaatgtattacaaatttaaaaaaacagaaataccttatttacataactattcagaccttttgctatgagactcgaaattgagctcaggtgcatcctatttccattgatcatccttgagatgtttcaccaacttgattggagtccacctgtggtaaattaaattgactggacatgatttggaaaggcacacacctgtctatataaggtcccacaattgacagtgcatgtcagagcaaaaaccaagccatgaggttgaaggaattgtccgtagagccccgagacaggattgtgtcgaagcacagatctggggaagggtaccaaaaaaaatgtctgcagcattgaaggtctccatcattcttaaatggaagaagtttggaaccaccaagactcttcctagagatggccgcAGGGCTAAACTGAGAaaacgggggagaagggccttgctcagggaggtgaccaagaacctgatagtcactgacagagcttcagagttcctctctggagaagggagaaccttacagaaagacaaccatctctgcaccacttcaccaaatcaggccagacagaagccactcctcattagaaggcacacgacagcccgcttggagtttgcctaaagaactctcagaccatgagaaacaagattatctgatgaaaccaagattgaactctttggcctgaacgccaagcatcacatctggaggaaacctggtggtggcagcatcataatgtggggatgtttttcaacaacagagactgggagactagtcaggattgagggaaagattaacatAGCAAAGTCCAAAGagctttttatattttttatttgacctttatttaaccaggtaggccagttgaaaacaagttctcatttacaactgcaacctggccaagataaagcaaagcagtgcgacaaaaacagagttacacatgggataaacaaacgtacagtcaatagcacaatagaataatctgtatacagtgtgtgcaaatgaagtaaggaggtaaggcaataaataggccaatagtggtgaagtaattacaatttaacaattgcagatccttgatgaatacctgctccagagcgctcaggacctcatggggcgaaggttcaccttccaacagaacaacatcagaacagcacacagccaagacaacgcaagagtggcttcggaacaagtctctgaatggcccagccagagcccggacatgaacccaatCGTTCatggacatctctggagagacctgaaaatagctgtgcagcgatgctccccatccaaactgacagagcttgagaggatctgcagagaagagtggataaactccccaaataggtgtgccaagcttgtagcgtcatacccaagaagactcgag contains:
- the cdipt gene encoding CDP-diacylglycerol--inositol 3-phosphatidyltransferase, whose protein sequence is MAEENIFLFVPNLIGYARIVLALLAFYLMPCCPVPAVFFYLLSALLDAFDGHAARALNQGTKFGAMLDMLTDRCATMCLLVNLALLYPSYTFLFQISMSLDIASHWLHLHSSMMKGSTSHKAIDLSGNPILRLYYTSRPVLFVMCMGNELFFCLLYVSYYIEEPHVWLQWLLGVCAVVCVLKSAISVLHLITASRNMAAIDVSDRERERSKAE